CGGCTCCGGTGGAACCCTCACCTACAAGTGGGAGACGTTCCTCACCCAGGAACTGCCGGCCTGGCTGGCCGCCAACCGCGGTGTCAGTCCGGTGGGCAATGCCGTTGTCGGTCTGTCGATGTCGGGCGGATCGGCACTGACGCTGGCAATCTGGCACCCGACCCAGTTCATCTTCGCCGCATCGCTGTCCGGGTTCGTCAACCCGTCGCTGGGCCTGTGGCCGACGCTGATCGGCCTGGCGATGCGCGATGGCGGCGGTTACAACGCCACCAGCATGTGGGGTCAGACCAACGACCCCGCCTGGCGCCGCAACGACCCCATGGTCAATGTCGGGATGCTGGCCGCGAACCGGACCGCGATCTGGATCTACTGCGGTGACGGCACCCCGTCCGAACTCGACACCGCCGGCGACTTCGGCGGAATGTTCAGCTCCCAGTTCCTGGAGAACATCACGCTGAACACCAACAAGACGTTCCAGCAGCGGTATCTGGCCGCCGGTGGTCGCAACGGGGTGTTCAACTTCCCCAAGGACGGCACGCACAGCTGGGCTTACTGGGGTTCTCAGTTGCAGGCGATGAAGCCCGATCTGTTGCGTGTCCTGGGCGTGACCCCGCCCGCCCCGCCACCGGTGCTTCCGGCGCCGGTGGTGCCCGCCCCGGCCGCGGCCCTGCCCGCGGTGCCGGCACCGGCGGCACAGGTACCGGTGGTTCCGGCGCCGGCGGTACGGGTACCGGTGGTTCCGGCGCCGGCGGTACGGGTACCGGTGGCCACCCGACCCGCCTGAGCAATCCCCGACCCGCCACGGCCGGTGTCGGTAGCGTGACCGTATGAAGTTGATCTCGCCGACCGATGCGCTGTTCCTCGTCGGCGAGTCACGGGAGCACCCGATGCATGTCGGCGGACTGCAACTGTTCGAGCCGCCCGCCGATTCCGGGCCCGACTTCCTCGCCGACCTGTACGCGGCCATCTCCGAGCACGACGACTTCCAGCCCACGTTTCGCAAGCACCCGGCGCGACTGTTCGGTGGAATCAGCAATGCCACTTGGGCTTTCGACAACGAGGTGGACGTCGACTACCACCTGCGGCGGTCCGCCCTGCCGCGCCCCGGACGCGTTCGGCAGCTGTTCGAGCTGACGTCACGGCTGCACGGCACGCTGCTCGACCGGCACCGCCCGCTATGGGAGGCCTACTTCGTGGAGGGCCTCGACGACGGCCGCTTCGCGGTGTACACCAAGATCCACCACTCGCTCATCGACGGCGTATCCGCGCAACGGCTGATGATCCGCACCCTGACCACCGATCCCGAGGACCGGGAAGTCCGGGTGCCCTGGGCGCTGCAGACCAAGAAGCGCACCACCGCCCCCTCGGGTCAGGCATCGTCGTTGTTGCGTGCCGTCGGCGACGCCGCCGGGGCGGTGGCCGGCCTCGCGCCGACGACCGTCTCGCTGGCCCGCGCGGCGCTGCTCGAACACCAGTTGACCCTGCCGTTCCAGGCACCCAAGACCATGTTCAACGTCCCCATCGGCGGTGCGCGACGGTGCGCGGCGCAGTCCTGGAAGCTGGAACGGATCAGATCCCTCAAGTCCGCGGTCCCCGACTCCACCATCAACGACGTGGTGTTGGCCATGTGTTCCGGTGCGTTGCGCTCCTACCTCGAAGAGCAGCACGCGCTACCCGAAACCCCGTTGGTGGCAATGGTTCCGGTGAGCCTGCGGGGTGAGCACGAGCAGGACGCCGGCGGCAACATGGTCGGCACCATCCTGTGCAACCTGGCCACCGACGAGGTCGACCCACTGAAGCGGCTGGAAACCATCAGCGCGTCCACACGGGACAACAAGCGCATCTTCAGCCAGTTGCCGCGCACCCAGGCGCTCGCCCTGTCCGGCTTCCTGATGGCCGGCCTCGGGCTCAGTCTGGTACCCGGGTTCGTCTCCTCGGCGCCGCCGCCCTTCAACATCGTCATCTCCAACGTCCCCGGCGCGCGTGAGCCGATGTACTGGAACGGAGCCCGGTTGAACGGAAGCTATCCGTTGTCGATCGCCCTCGACGGACAGGCCCTGAACATCACCCTCACCAACAACGCCGACAATCTGGACTTCGGCCTCGTCGGCTGCCGCCGGAGCGTGCCGCATCTGCAACGGTTGCTGACGCACCTGGAGAATTCGCTGGCCGCCCTGGAACGGGCCGCCGGACTCTGAGTCCGCGGACCGGGAAGAAAGGAACTCGGGCGGCACGCTTTTGGGTCGTGTTGTGGTTGATTACCCGCATGGTCGGCCGTCGCAGTCACGGGACGGGCACCGCTTCGTATCGGATCGGTGTCGGCCAAAATCTGCAGTTTGCGCAAATTCGGAACCGCGATAGGTTCGCCTCGTAGTCAGCCGAGGGGAACCGCAAAATCCATGTCACACACCGTAAATCGCCTTGCGCTGACATCCTTTGCCACGGCGGGACTGTACTGCGGTGTCCTCGTGCTGCCAGCGCAGGCGTTTGCTGAGCCCAGTCCCGGGGTGCCGTGCCTGGAGTTGGTTCATGATCTGGCCGCCGCACCGGAGATCATTCCCCAGTCCCTGGAGGGCGGCGCCGCCGCGCTGACCGAGGCCCTCACACCCGCCCCAGCACCGGTCGAACCCCCGCCCGCGCCGGTCGAAGCGGCAGCGCCGCTGATCGAAGCCGCCGCCGTGCCTGCGCCACCGGCGGACGTCGCCGCGCCCCCGGCACCCCTGCCCGTCGCCGCGCCGCTCGCGACACCGGCGGACAGCGCCGTTCCCATCGCCGCGTCCGCGCCGGTCGCAGAGGCCGTTTCGGTACTCGATACCGCTGTCGCCGCCCCGGCACCCCTGCCCGTCGCCGCGCCGATCGCGGCACCGGTGGTTCCGGTGGCGACGCCACCGGTCCCCGTGGTGGCGCCACCGGTCCCCGTCGTGGTGCCGCCCGCGGCGGTGCCGGCCGTCACACCCGCGGCACCTCTGGTGCACGCGGCGGCGGTCCCGGCCGAGGCTGCCCCGCCGATCGAAGCTGCTCCCCCGCCGCCGGCCGAGGCGGCACCGCCGCTGCCGCCGATCGAGGCAGCGCCGATTCCTGCGCCTCCGGCCGAAGCAGCGCCGCCACCACCCGTCGAGGCCGCACCGCCTCCACCGCCGGCCGAAGCAGCGCCGGCTCCCGCGCCGCCGATCGAGGCGGCCACACCACCGCCACTGCCGGAACCTGCACCGCCGGTGGATATTCCACCCGCTGCGCCGCTGGTCGAGGCGGCCATACCGGTCGAGGCCGCCGTACCGGTCGCCGCGGTGGCGCCCATCGACGCCGCCGCGCCCGTTGCGGTGGCAGTGCCCCCGGCACCCACCGCGGCGGCACTCGTCAGCGATGCCGCGGGCAGTGTGCTGCCGGCCATCGCGAATGTGCCGTCGGTGCTCGCGGCCACGCCGCCGCCCCCGCTGGCGTTACCGTCGGTACCCGGACTCCCGACGCTGCCGACCGAGCTCACGATCCCCCGCGACTTCGTATGCGAAGGCACGGCGTGGTCGGCGCAGACCGACGGCGAAGGCGATGTACGAACACCGGGCAGCGTGGAACGCGAAGCGGGCCGGGTCGACTGGTAACCCCGCGTCAGACGCTGGGCGCGCGCACCACCACCGGCACCGCCGGGAAGTAGATCGCCATCTCGGAGCGTGATTTGCGCAGTGCCGCGGTACCGTAACCGCGCTTACGCAGGTCCGGACGGATCCAGATGCGCACCTCGACCTCATGGTCGACGAGCTCACCCAGAACCAGGCCGACCTTCTCCTCACCCTCGAGGGCGACGAACCAGGCCGCCTCCTCGGCGTCCAAACGTCCCAACGCGGAGGAGATCTCGTCGTCGAGGCTGCCCGCCGGGACGCCCGAACCGTCGCCGGCCGTGTGCAACTCGTCTATCCGGGCGGCGAAGATATCGCGGTCCTGCTCGCCCGAAAAGGCCCGCAGCACCACCGTTTCAGCGGACGCGGCGGGCCGCTCGTTGAGGGTGAACGTGAGCTGGGAGTTGAGGTCCTCCAACTCGGCGGCGATGAGCGCACGGGAGTCCCGGGTCAGCCGGTCGAAAGACAGCCCGATCACCGCTTCACTGCCGGCGTGGGAGGTGCCGAGCAGGTCGGCGATGGCGGCGACCGCCGAGTTCCGGTCGGCGGCGTCGACGATGACATCGAGCACCTCGTGCCGGCGGTCAAGCGCCTTGACCAACGCGTCGGCGATATCGCGGCGGGCGGCGGCACGGTCCAGATCGGTCATGGACCAAGCCTAGATCGTGCCGCCGTCCGGTGCGCCGGAACCCCGCTGCGCACATGCGTCAGACCTGAGCGAACCGCTTCTCATCGTAGATCCGGGCCCACTCGGCCCGCGGCCGGATCGAGGTGTCGACGTCGGTCGCGGTGGCACGTAAGGCGCCTACCGTTGCCTGTTCGCGGGGTGTCAGCTTGAACGGGTCCCAGCCGAAGAACCGGCAGGAGTTCTCCCAGGTGATCTTGTTGATGTCGGAGTCCGAGGCCCCGGCCCCGAGCAGTTCGGCGTGCACCTTCTCCGGGGCGTCCGGCCAGAAGCAGTCCGAGTGCGGGTAGTCGCACTCCCAGGCGATGATGTCGATGCCGATCTCGTGCCGCAATTTCAGCGACGTCTTGTCGGTGACGTAGCAGGCCAGCGAGTGCTCGCGGAAGACGTCGGAGGGCAGTTTGTCACCGAAGTCACGGCGCAGCCACTTCTGGTTGGTGTAGTGCCGGTCGGAGCGATCCAGGTAGAACGGGATCCAGCCGATGCCGCCCTCGGAGAATGCGAACTTCAGGTCCGGGTAGTTGCGCATCGCCGGTCCCCACAACAGGTCCTGGGCGCACATCGCCGACACCTGGGTGGCCAGGATGATCAGGTTGTCGATCGGTGCGTTGGGCGCCATGCTGATTGCGCCGAAACCGGTGCCGATGTGCAGGCACATCACCACCTGCTCCTCGGACAGGGTGCGGAACACCGGGCCCCAGTATTCCTCGTCGTGGTAGCTCGGAATGCCCTCCAGATGCGGCAGTTCGGGCATGGTGACCGCACGGCAGCCCTTGGCGGCGACCCGGCGGATCTCCTTGCACATGGCCTCCGGGTTCCAGGTCGGAAGGATCGCGATCGGGATGAAGCGGTCCGGGTAGCTGCCGGCCCATTCGTCGATGTGCCAGTCGTTGTAGGCCGACACCATGACCAGGGTGACGTCTTCCCGGGTCATGTTGAGGTGGCGGGCGGAGAAGCCGGTGAACGTCGGGAAGCACATCGAGGCGAGGATTCCGTTGCGGCTCATGTCCCGGACCCGCTCGTGCACGTCGTAGACACCGGGGCGCATCTCGGCGAATCCGGCGGGATCGCGGCCCCATTCCTCGGCCGGCCAGGACACCACCGCGTTGAGGCCGCTGACGCCCTGCGGCCGGCCCTGATACATCCACTGGTCGACGCCCTTCTCGTCGGTCACGACGATGGGGGCATC
This region of Mycolicibacterium diernhoferi genomic DNA includes:
- a CDS encoding esterase family protein; translation: MTPSTTMRRWLRRGASAVLTTLVLGSLVSAPPAAAFSRPGLPIEQLDIPSASMGRNIRVTFQGGGPHAVYLLDGLRAQDDFNGWDINTAAFEWYHDSGVSMVMPVGGQSSFYTDWYQPAVGSGGTLTYKWETFLTQELPAWLAANRGVSPVGNAVVGLSMSGGSALTLAIWHPTQFIFAASLSGFVNPSLGLWPTLIGLAMRDGGGYNATSMWGQTNDPAWRRNDPMVNVGMLAANRTAIWIYCGDGTPSELDTAGDFGGMFSSQFLENITLNTNKTFQQRYLAAGGRNGVFNFPKDGTHSWAYWGSQLQAMKPDLLRVLGVTPPAPPPVLPAPVVPAPAAALPAVPAPAAQVPVVPAPAVRVPVVPAPAVRVPVATRPA
- a CDS encoding WS/DGAT/MGAT family O-acyltransferase, with amino-acid sequence MKLISPTDALFLVGESREHPMHVGGLQLFEPPADSGPDFLADLYAAISEHDDFQPTFRKHPARLFGGISNATWAFDNEVDVDYHLRRSALPRPGRVRQLFELTSRLHGTLLDRHRPLWEAYFVEGLDDGRFAVYTKIHHSLIDGVSAQRLMIRTLTTDPEDREVRVPWALQTKKRTTAPSGQASSLLRAVGDAAGAVAGLAPTTVSLARAALLEHQLTLPFQAPKTMFNVPIGGARRCAAQSWKLERIRSLKSAVPDSTINDVVLAMCSGALRSYLEEQHALPETPLVAMVPVSLRGEHEQDAGGNMVGTILCNLATDEVDPLKRLETISASTRDNKRIFSQLPRTQALALSGFLMAGLGLSLVPGFVSSAPPPFNIVISNVPGAREPMYWNGARLNGSYPLSIALDGQALNITLTNNADNLDFGLVGCRRSVPHLQRLLTHLENSLAALERAAGL
- a CDS encoding amidohydrolase family protein; amino-acid sequence: MQTDDLILVSIDDHVVEPPDMFLNHVPAKYKADAPIVVTDEKGVDQWMYQGRPQGVSGLNAVVSWPAEEWGRDPAGFAEMRPGVYDVHERVRDMSRNGILASMCFPTFTGFSARHLNMTREDVTLVMVSAYNDWHIDEWAGSYPDRFIPIAILPTWNPEAMCKEIRRVAAKGCRAVTMPELPHLEGIPSYHDEEYWGPVFRTLSEEQVVMCLHIGTGFGAISMAPNAPIDNLIILATQVSAMCAQDLLWGPAMRNYPDLKFAFSEGGIGWIPFYLDRSDRHYTNQKWLRRDFGDKLPSDVFREHSLACYVTDKTSLKLRHEIGIDIIAWECDYPHSDCFWPDAPEKVHAELLGAGASDSDINKITWENSCRFFGWDPFKLTPREQATVGALRATATDVDTSIRPRAEWARIYDEKRFAQV
- a CDS encoding GNAT family N-acetyltransferase, with translation MTDLDRAAARRDIADALVKALDRRHEVLDVIVDAADRNSAVAAIADLLGTSHAGSEAVIGLSFDRLTRDSRALIAAELEDLNSQLTFTLNERPAASAETVVLRAFSGEQDRDIFAARIDELHTAGDGSGVPAGSLDDEISSALGRLDAEEAAWFVALEGEEKVGLVLGELVDHEVEVRIWIRPDLRKRGYGTAALRKSRSEMAIYFPAVPVVVRAPSV